Within the Nicotiana tabacum cultivar K326 chromosome 11, ASM71507v2, whole genome shotgun sequence genome, the region catAGTGCCGATGATTTTGGTTTGACCCTTTGTCGAGAAGGaggaaagttctttgaagggtgcaatatgctggtacaattatggatggaggaacacctttacCACCGTCctggatacttgaattgtggtatgaatggcctcgagtgcattgaaaaacattaAAAGCGGCagagggttatgagtttccgGATGATACGGAAGCATGACATGCTCATTTGAGACCTTTGActgcaaataagatcgaatggacattcggcTGGCTCTCGGTCTGTGAAGTAatttatatgtcggctgaggtatGTTTTctgctgttgatgggtcttcggagtatccagccttatgctccgcaccGAGTTCTACGTCAGTTAGGCCGTTGTTTTAAATCTATGCTCACTTTTAATGCACAGGGCTCCAATTTTAACTCATATCCATTTTTAATCATGACAAACAACAGTGATGAAGATTATATGAAGAAGATGAATCAAATTTTACCAAGAAAATTCAGGTCAAGGGGAGAATTATTAGGTTTTTACCCTGAATTTTTAATCTATTAGGACTCTCTTTCTTGAAGGAAGCAAAAAAGACTCCTAAAAGAAATAAATCTCTTTCATATGCCTTATCCTTTTCTTAGAGGTACTTCTATAAATTGACCTTTTTTtctcacaacaagaacaacaacaacctTCATAATGTAGTCGTTAGAAGGATCATGCTTAGATGAGATTATTctcccaaaaatttattttctttttatagtaATAATAATAGATCATATGTAGATCGATTGACCAACCCATAATAAATTATTATGCCTAGTTTAGTATATATTTATTTCATCGTCTCAAAAGTTTGCATTGTTAGTTTCTGCATGCATCATGTTTTTTCGATCCCAACAAttatctcttctttttcttttgtaacGGTAGTGTTTGAATCAACTCGCCCACTTCTCGACCGTTTCACCAAATACCAATTACTCCACACCAACATAAGTATTCGAGATAATAATGGTAGCGTTCGAATGAATTTGCGCACATCTCGGCTATTCCACTAATTACTTCACACCAACATAGGCATCCAGTGACTTCGACTCAAACTTGTCTCGATTAATCCAATTACTCCGCACCAACATAGATATCAGGTGACCCGACTATGTTTGGTATGTGAGTACTTAACGGGCATCATTTCTTTGATTGCATTATTTTCAAATCAATGCAGGCTACATAAGCAAACATGTGCAGCAGTATACGATGTACATTAGGTATAACGTCCTTTGCCTATAAAATAAATTCAGGGGATTTCAGAACCATACTTCAGGTGTAATCTTTTGCTGTAAGAGTTCAAAATCAAGGCAGGTTGCAGTCATTTAACTACCAGTTATCAATTAGGTCAGTGCACGGTTCATAGCAGGAACCAAGACTTCAAATGGAGGACAAAAAGAATGATATTTACAGGTAGGGCGAATGCATGGTCGTTGGTGAAGATAAATTAGTTAACTGCTGTAAGAAACTGAATTCAAATGACATCGTTCCATTACCACTTCTTTCGAATACAGTATGTAGCCTCCCAAGGTTAATCAAACCATAGGTCAAATGAAAACAATTTTTAATAATTGCTACAACAAAAATGCAGGACATGCGAACAAACTGGGGAATATTTAAAGCCAAAAGGAACAACTAAAAAGGAGATTCACCAAAGTTGGTTATGGTTCAGTAACTCAAATGGCTGCacaaataaaattacataaacgGCTTCAGAATTTGATGGAAAATGTGCTTGGAAACTAGGAAAAGATTTGACTGTTACTTTTGCTAGCCATGAAACATACATCTAgtttaacaaaaataataatttccacACCAGCTAATAGGCATCACGTCCAACTCGCCGATCATCTCGTCCCCTTCCCATGTATAAATCACGGTGATAGTCTTTGGGTGGCGGTCCACCTCTCACTGGAGAACGACTTCTCTCCCTGATATCACGGGCCCATTGGCCACGAGGTAATACTGGAGGACGAGGCGGAGATGGTATTCGCCTTTCCAAACCTTTCCTCTCGCTTAAGAAGCTCTCTCTGACACGCTCCCTATGTCCCCAATCCAGGGGTGGAGGCCTTTCAAACCTACTCCGGTTCCTATAATCAGCATCGGGATAATCAGGCCTATCTCTACGGATTGGCGGATCTGCAAACCTCCCTTCATATCTGGCATGAGGAACCCCAACTCTGAAATCTCTGGCATGATCTCTAGCCCAGCCACGAGGAGGGGACCTATACCCATTGACAAACCTTCCTGGAGAACGGTTGATTGGGGGGCCAGGAATGTGGCGAGGGGGAGGGGGGCCAGGAAAATCTCTCCTAGGACTCCCAGCAGGTGCATATTGAGGCCTTTTGCATTTGTTACAGTACTCTCGCCTTGCAAAGTTCAAGTTGTTACATCTGCAATGTCAGGAGAACAAAGTATGATACACAACTATAACATCTAGGACAAAAGAATTTGCTTTCCCTTTTTTCTATTTTGAAGCAGTTTCACGATGATTTAAAAGGCAGCATCTACAGACAGATGTAATCAGCAATAGACATCATTAAAACAACCAAAGTACTTGAGTAATGTTAATTATGCAAGTATGCCTGCCAAGTAATCCCTAACATTTCTGCTTCAACAAAATCAAAGTACATCCAGTCCTTCCAAAATCTTCTTAGAACACTTAATACTATTGAAGCAGttcaaactttaaaaataatCAGAAAAGAACTCAATAAATCCATTCAACATTTCTTGCTTGTTTCTTAGTTAGCAGCAGACGGATCTTCATCTAAGCTCTTCTTGCATAAGAGAATGGCTTGTTTGTCACTTAAATATATTCTACTTTAAAAAACAAGACTCTTAACAAGAGCTAGTAACTACCAATATAAATTGTTCCATCTGGGTACAAATTACGGAGAGCTGAAGGCAAATTGCAGGAATCATAGGTGCAAAACCCATTTACTGCAATTCAAACCTGACCAATGAGTAGAATTGTGTTCAAGATATGGGAATTTTACACTGTATGTccttttttatataatatttaaggGATCTTACGGATACCAGGTAGACGCAAGAAAGCTTCAGATGATGCTATCTAATTAGCAAGAATCATTTAGCTCATTTTGAAACCTTTAAAACCTGAGGAAACAGATAAATTTAAACAAGTCTTCCGGAAACAAAGCTAAATTAGCTCGCTTGTTCATACAGCAAGCAATGTCTTATTTGTGCATAATATAACAATAATGACTACTACATCTCAACCTCAACCAAGTTGAGATAGGTTATATAAATATTCACTGTTCATACTTTAAGATTATAAACTCAAAAGAAATGACATAAGCCTAAGCCGTCAGGAGAGGTGAGACCATTTTCATGAGAGAGGGACGAGCCTCCTGACATGAAGGAATGCCCAATAATCCCTAGGGGCCTGGTATGTTCTTTCACTTCTGGTCTCACCTTTTTACCAAGCCTACCATATAGAAGATGATAGACGGCCAACTATTGTTGCCTTGCACAAGACGGCACACTATAATGAGCTCAAATGCTTTCCTTTCTCCATACCTCCTACCCTTTGAATTTCCTGAATTGAGCTGGTCCAAAGTGTTCCCGGTAAAACAAGGAATGTGAATCAAACCTTTCAGCCCCGTGTTCTTAGTTTTCGAGAATTATCCACTTAAAAGATAGTTTGATGAATTAGATGCCTGCCCTATGTAGGAATTTGATAGATATGGGAATTCAAACCGATCAATGAGTAGAAACATGTTTAAGTGCTTCAATTGAAAGTTGGTTTTCAATAAGTTCTAAAGGCTCCAACTCCCATGCAACTGATCCTTATTCAGTTATTACAACATGACTGCTTGATATATTGAAGTTCTCATAATTCAATGTAAGCAATTCTAAAGAATCAAAATCttaacaaagaagaagaaaacatttTAAGACCACGAAAGAAGAACATTTGAACAGGAGAAAAGAAATCAAATCAAACACGTTGAAAGGATAACTCAATGCTAAAAAAAAAATAGGAGGAGAAAAACAGCACGTACAATGGATCCATGCACATCCAATCACCATCTCTTGGCCGTACATTTGGGTTACTTCTAGGTAGACCTTCGCCTCTAACTTGCCCTGCACCATAACCAGGTCTATCAAAACTTTTGCCCAGAAACCTGCCAGCTTCTCTTCCACGACCGTAAGGGGGTGAATAGTCTCGATGTCTGCCTGGATATTTCCCTCTGCCAAATCCACGACTACGTGGTGGGCCACCAGAATGATCAAAATCAGGACTATACCGATGATCTGCATTCCTATGGCGCTCAGGTGAAACAGAACCTGCACGTAGTCTATATCCTGAAAAAATCCAGTGAATCCCAAACATAAGAGGCACTATATCATGAGAGAAAGTTACCCATATTATTTCCTAATCCTAATTAAGCTAAAGTTTTTGCAACCCATGAAATGCCAACAATTGGACTAAGCTTGTGCAACCAATACCATTGTTCAGAGCTTCTTGTAGAATATTAGAGAAAGAGTAGCAGGAAGAGAATGTGAATCTCGAGGACGACTGTCTTCAAATTTATGTCTCAAACAAGATTATTACAGTACATCAACTGTAGAAAACTACAATTTGCCATATCATCCACACCTCACATGGTAAGTTACTGCAATCCTTGAGGAAAAATAGACTTGGTTACTAAATGTGAAGCCAGTACCGTGGATTTGACGCACTGCACGGTTGACATTTATTCCCTCTAAACACATCAAATAGAAAACCCGTATTCATAGATGAAAAACAACCAATACCACCAACGCAGGTAGTAATTAGAAACTCCCAACTGCACCAAAGCCAGGACCTTAAAATTACTGAACTCCTAACGATCCAGGCAAAATGCATTCCATAAAATTATCGAACTGCTAATAATCAACTCAAAATGCATTCCAACTCCTTAACAAAATGAATGTAAATTGAGCGAAACCAACCATAACCAACTTATCAAAAAGTGAAACCAATCATAACCATCGTAAGCGCTTGCGCAAATGGCTGAGAAAATCCAAGCACTGAACTTAGTAAATCCCTGTGTAAACCAGCTCTCAGTTTGTTGATTAGACCTATTAAGTTCAAGCTTCTACATGGGACTAACTGACTGATGCATCAAAACTTACATGGAATCCTCTTATCAAACCGAAACTAAACCTGGAGCAAAGCAACTAATCCAAATGCATGCCCAATTCAATTCCTATTTAACCGGCAAAATAAAGtattaaaggaaaaaaaatcccaaaaacaaCCGCTAATTGGAGAAAGCAAGAAACTGAAAAGACTAAAACATTCATCAGTTTCCTTGAATCCAAATGACAAGGATTGGGATGGATTTGGAACACCAATAA harbors:
- the LOC107811343 gene encoding uncharacterized protein LOC107811343; this encodes MGSREKDQPTPHLSSLVVRPTDSGGDNDSDGAGSDYEPGEVRPDAPPYSRSGRFSDTHGYRLRAGSVSPERHRNADHRYSPDFDHSGGPPRSRGFGRGKYPGRHRDYSPPYGRGREAGRFLGKSFDRPGYGAGQVRGEGLPRSNPNVRPRDGDWMCMDPLCNNLNFARREYCNKCKRPQYAPAGSPRRDFPGPPPPRHIPGPPINRSPGRFVNGYRSPPRGWARDHARDFRVGVPHARYEGRFADPPIRRDRPDYPDADYRNRSRFERPPPLDWGHRERVRESFLSERKGLERRIPSPPRPPVLPRGQWARDIRERSRSPVRGGPPPKDYHRDLYMGRGRDDRRVGRDAY